Below is a window of Mycobacterium dioxanotrophicus DNA.
CTGGTCATCGTGGCGGCTTGCCGCACCGAACATGGTGGCCGCCGCGATGTCGAAGGCCTCTCGATTGAGCAGCCCGGTCAACGGTTCGATTTCGTTCGGGTGCCTCATCGCGTCCGGGTCGATGAGGCGCACCGCCATGCGGCACATCAGCGACGTGAACGTCAGGACGAGGGTGACGACGACCGCGCCTGCCACGCCCAGCAGGATGTCGACCATCGCCACCCGCACAGCGAGGTACAGAACGACGACCTCACCAACCGCCAGCGTCAACGCCCATACTCGCCTGCTGTGCAGGAAGGCCGCGTAGCTGGTGAGCATCGCGTAGATCGACATGCCGAGCAGACCGATCATCGGGTTCGTCAGCATCAGGCACGTGACGATGATCCCGAGGGCGCCGACGACGACGATCATCCACGACTCGGTGCGACTCGGCCACTGCAGCCGCCACCACCGCCAGGCCATCACGATCCCACCGAGGGTCACCAGGCCGGCGACGTAGCGCTCAGGGCCGCGCGGGCCCATCGAACTGGCGAGCAGCAGCAGCGGTACCACGCTCAGCGCGAGCATGGACAAGGCGTTGAGCCCACGCATCCGGGTGCGCAGCCCGAGGGCCGCAAGGTGTGCGGTGCGTCCGTAGTAATGGTCGTATGGACTCACGGCGCAACCGCCACACGGATGGTTGCCACGGATGGCCGTCGCGCTGGGCGGCTCAAGACATACGCCACCGCCGCATTCTCCCACTCCCGCCCGACAAGGGCACGCGCCACGGTGCTATCTGACCGAAGGCTGGTTCTGGGTGATGCAGTGGACGCCTCCGCCACGCTCGAACAACGGCCTGGCATCCACCGTCACGACGGTGCGGCCGGGATAGTGCTCGCCGAGGATCGCCACCGCGGTGTCGTCGACCGGGTCGCCGAAGCCGCACGCGACGACCCCGCCGTTGACCACCAGGTGGTTGATGTAGCTGTAGTCGACGAAACCCTCGGCGTCGGTCAGTGTCGCCGGCGCGGGCATCTCGGTGATCTCCCAGGATCTGCCCGCGGCGTCGTGGCTGCTTTCCAACACCGCACGGACCTCCTTGCTGACGAGGTAATCCGGGTGATTCGCATCCTGCTGCGTGTGTAACAGCAGCCGGCCCGGCGACGTGATGGCCGCGACGATGTCGACGTGGCCGCGGGTGCCATATCGCTCGGAGTCTCTGGTCAGGCCCCGGGGCAGCCAGATCGCGTGGGTCGCCCCGATGGTGCGGGCCAACTCGGCCTCGACGTCGGCGCGGGTGAGCCCCGGGTTACGACCGGGATCGAGTTGCACGGTCTCGGTGACCAGCA
It encodes the following:
- a CDS encoding nucleotidyl cyclase domain-containing protein, translating into MSPYDHYYGRTAHLAALGLRTRMRGLNALSMLALSVVPLLLLASSMGPRGPERYVAGLVTLGGIVMAWRWWRLQWPSRTESWMIVVVGALGIIVTCLMLTNPMIGLLGMSIYAMLTSYAAFLHSRRVWALTLAVGEVVVLYLAVRVAMVDILLGVAGAVVVTLVLTFTSLMCRMAVRLIDPDAMRHPNEIEPLTGLLNREAFDIAAATMFGAASRHDDQYLVVVAVSIDDMELLTHMEGMHGTLSARVAVGRALHETIRHKVPLAHVSDTDFLIADVFKTNDPSPLVGRIRGSIKTTEMRLTTSIGSVCSPLRTAADLPAEEVVDTLVTLATRAMQQSRDGGGNRVTSAYYPTLACGGEAPD
- a CDS encoding agmatine deiminase family protein; translated protein: MPAETAAQDRVWMAFPSEGYSLGDTEAEQHEARSAWAAVAHAVAGFEPVTVLVDPGELTAAQKYLSADIDIIEAPLNDAWMRDIGPTFVHRADGSVAAVDWVFNGWGGQDWAQWDRDEKIGATVARLAGTPVISSPLVNEGGGIQVDGEGTVLVTETVQLDPGRNPGLTRADVEAELARTIGATHAIWLPRGLTRDSERYGTRGHVDIVAAITSPGRLLLHTQQDANHPDYLVSKEVRAVLESSHDAAGRSWEITEMPAPATLTDAEGFVDYSYINHLVVNGGVVACGFGDPVDDTAVAILGEHYPGRTVVTVDARPLFERGGGVHCITQNQPSVR